One Gordonia mangrovi genomic region harbors:
- the glgA gene encoding glycogen synthase translates to MRVAMMTREYPPEVYGGAGVHVTELVRHLRALTTVDVHCMGADRETAHVYQPDPGLAGANAAITMLSTDLRMAIGSQRADIVHSHTWYTGLAGHLSAALHGVPHVLTAHSLEPMRPWKAEQLGGGYRVSSWVERNAVEYADAVIAVSSGMRTDVCNTYPRLDPERVHVVRNGIDTTSWFPVEDPFGPESALVGLGVDPSRPIVAFVGRITRQKGVAHLVAAAHHFHPDIQLVLCAGAPDTPEIGAEIEAAVGELAESRDGVFWVRDMLPQPRIREILTAATVFLCPSIYEPLGIVNLEAMACGTAVVASAVGGIPEVVRDGVSGRLVPYDPVEPRAFEVGLAEAVNAVVANPADAEAMGTAGRERAQAEFSWASIAEQTLEVYRLTLQ, encoded by the coding sequence CTCGTCAGACATCTGCGCGCACTCACCACGGTGGATGTGCACTGCATGGGTGCCGACCGGGAGACGGCGCACGTCTACCAGCCCGATCCGGGCCTGGCCGGAGCGAATGCGGCGATCACCATGTTGTCGACGGACCTGCGGATGGCCATCGGGTCCCAGCGCGCAGACATCGTCCATTCACACACCTGGTACACGGGTCTGGCGGGCCACCTGTCGGCTGCGCTGCACGGTGTTCCGCATGTGCTCACCGCCCATTCCCTCGAGCCGATGCGGCCGTGGAAGGCCGAGCAACTCGGCGGCGGGTACCGCGTCTCGAGCTGGGTGGAGCGCAATGCCGTCGAGTACGCGGACGCTGTCATCGCCGTCAGCTCGGGAATGCGCACCGATGTCTGCAACACCTATCCCCGTCTGGATCCGGAGCGGGTTCACGTGGTGCGCAACGGCATCGACACCACGAGCTGGTTCCCGGTGGAGGACCCGTTCGGACCGGAATCGGCGCTCGTCGGACTCGGGGTGGACCCGAGCCGCCCGATCGTCGCATTCGTCGGTCGGATCACCCGCCAGAAGGGCGTCGCCCACCTCGTCGCCGCCGCCCACCACTTCCACCCGGACATCCAGTTGGTCCTGTGCGCGGGCGCTCCCGACACCCCGGAGATCGGCGCGGAGATCGAGGCGGCGGTCGGCGAACTAGCGGAGTCCCGCGACGGCGTGTTCTGGGTACGCGACATGCTCCCGCAACCTCGGATTCGCGAGATCCTCACCGCAGCAACCGTTTTTCTGTGCCCGTCGATCTATGAACCGCTCGGAATCGTCAACCTGGAGGCGATGGCGTGCGGCACCGCGGTCGTGGCGTCGGCGGTCGGCGGTATTCCGGAGGTGGTCCGCGACGGCGTCAGCGGACGCCTGGTGCCCTACGACCCGGTCGAGCCCCGTGCGTTCGAGGTGGGCCTCGCCGAGGCGGTGAACGCCGTCGTGGCGAACCCGGCCGACGCCGAGGCGATGGGCACCGCGGGGCGCGAACGTGCGCAGGCGGAGTTCTCCTGGGCGTCGATCGCCGAACAAACTCTCGAGGTCTATCGACTCACTCTGCAGTGA
- a CDS encoding putative RNA methyltransferase gives MSRSDDRQSPLHVAGSALRCPVCSAALEVAGDDRSLICVASHRFDIARQGYVSLLDGRSTPHRSDTAAMVAARRRVHESGLFDPVVRAVADASGTPTDRAGTSDRPPLVLDAGAGTGRYLAGALAGSDAWWGIGLDLSKYCARAVARVHPRAAAVVADIWRPLPIRTASVGVVLSVFSPRNIDEFARVLHSGGVLVVVTPNADHLAEIVGPMDMLGIAEDKDQRLRTALGDRFEITAEHEVRHRADLDATAIGDLVAMGPSAFHRTADEIRSAAEAVTHGSGRSAVSVSVSVSVTVCRPTPPGPLTAE, from the coding sequence CTGAGCCGATCAGATGATCGGCAGTCACCGCTGCACGTCGCCGGGTCCGCGCTACGGTGTCCTGTCTGTTCCGCCGCCCTCGAGGTCGCCGGCGACGATCGATCGCTGATCTGTGTGGCGTCGCACCGATTCGACATCGCCCGGCAGGGTTATGTCTCGCTTCTCGATGGCCGATCGACACCTCATCGCTCCGACACCGCCGCAATGGTCGCCGCGCGGCGTCGTGTCCACGAATCCGGACTGTTCGACCCGGTTGTCCGCGCGGTCGCCGACGCTTCGGGCACACCGACAGACCGCGCCGGAACATCCGACCGGCCCCCGCTCGTGCTGGACGCGGGCGCCGGAACCGGTCGCTACCTCGCCGGCGCTCTCGCCGGTTCCGATGCGTGGTGGGGAATCGGCCTGGACCTGTCCAAATACTGCGCGCGCGCCGTCGCGCGCGTCCATCCGCGTGCGGCGGCGGTGGTCGCCGACATCTGGCGTCCGTTGCCGATCCGTACCGCGTCGGTCGGTGTCGTCCTCTCGGTGTTCTCACCCCGCAACATCGACGAGTTCGCCCGGGTACTGCATTCCGGTGGGGTGCTGGTGGTGGTGACACCCAACGCCGACCATCTCGCCGAGATCGTCGGGCCGATGGACATGTTGGGCATCGCGGAGGACAAGGACCAACGGCTGCGTACGGCGCTCGGTGACCGTTTCGAGATCACTGCGGAGCACGAGGTGCGTCACCGCGCCGATCTCGATGCGACGGCCATCGGCGACCTGGTGGCGATGGGGCCGTCGGCCTTCCATCGCACCGCCGACGAGATCCGGTCCGCCGCCGAGGCGGTGACCCACGGATCCGGTCGATCAGCGGTGTCGGTGTCGGTGTCGGTGTCGGTGACGGTCTGCCGGCCGACCCCACCAGGACCCCTCACTGCAGAGTGA
- a CDS encoding DUF3117 domain-containing protein produces MAAMKPRTGDGPLEAAKEGRGIVVRIPIEGGGRLVVELSADEAAALGEELRGVTG; encoded by the coding sequence ATGGCGGCGATGAAGCCACGTACTGGGGATGGCCCCCTCGAAGCGGCCAAGGAGGGACGTGGAATCGTTGTCCGGATTCCGATCGAAGGTGGTGGACGCCTGGTGGTGGAACTGAGTGCCGACGAGGCAGCTGCCCTCGGTGAGGAACTGCGCGGAGTCACCGGCTGA
- a CDS encoding DivIVA domain-containing protein has product MQTMLLYLLIMAVVVAAVFAVVWFVFGRGEEVPPIDRGTTLTRLPRAGITGDHVRGLVFRQNLRGYSTAEVDWAMEKLARELDELRGVVLDLQARDSADAQAVRDDSDVLDAASPDVYPPRTDTT; this is encoded by the coding sequence ATGCAGACGATGCTGCTGTATCTGCTGATCATGGCCGTGGTGGTCGCGGCGGTCTTCGCCGTGGTCTGGTTCGTGTTCGGTCGCGGCGAGGAGGTGCCCCCGATCGATCGGGGTACCACGCTGACCCGTCTGCCTCGCGCCGGCATCACCGGAGACCACGTCCGCGGCCTCGTCTTTCGGCAGAATCTGCGGGGTTACTCGACGGCGGAGGTGGACTGGGCGATGGAGAAGCTCGCCCGGGAACTCGACGAACTGCGCGGGGTGGTGCTCGACCTGCAGGCACGCGACTCGGCAGACGCGCAAGCGGTGCGCGACGACTCCGATGTCCTCGACGCGGCGAGTCCCGACGTCTACCCACCCCGCACCGACACCACGTGA